One segment of Rosa chinensis cultivar Old Blush chromosome 6, RchiOBHm-V2, whole genome shotgun sequence DNA contains the following:
- the LOC112171777 gene encoding F-box/LRR-repeat protein 7 produces MAKKLGKVSLLCDEELALILTKLLDPADRKSFSQVCKQWLRVEGLNRSSIRLLRPDFLRQALPRFPNIVTFETPNSISDTDLEFISQTCPKIEVLNLNLVTTSWDLGLKCLGLPALANGCPKLSKVILTGRSSITDQISVSLINLAKNLTYLDLGCCLEVSDKSLEAIGFCSSISYLSLEWCCQITDKGLGFLANGSCSKTLKTLILAWCEGITDVGVSHLQRMHCLEHLNLANCGRRITDTGGVAISAISTLKKLSLIALVKVSDRTIVALAENCLNLEVIDLSDCRLTGVGIRAFSSHKLLQSIVLRFCNVSGHNLEHLVRGCPSLKSVVLDSETLIQMKPQLGKRTSKVVTMY; encoded by the coding sequence ATGGCGAAAAAATTAGGGAAAGTTTCTTTGCTTTGCGACGAAGAACTTGCCCTAATCCTCACCAAGCTTCTCGACCCAGCTGATAGAAAATCCTTCTCCCAGGTCTGCAAACAATGGCTTAGAGTCGAGGGTCTAAACCGATCATCAATTCGTCTTCTCCGACCCGATTTTCTCCGTCAGGCACTGCCTAGGTTCCCAAACATAGTCACCTTCGAAACACCCAACTCTATATCCGACACCGATCTCGAGTTCATATCCCAGACATGTCCCAAAATCGAGGTCCTCAACCTTAATTTGGTGACCACGTCGTGGGATCTTGGTCTCAAATGTTTAGGTCTACCGGCTCTGGCAAATGGGTGTCCGAAATTGTCCAAGGTTATACTTACAGGCAGAAGCTCTATTACGGATCAGATATCTGTTTCGCTAATAAACTTGGCAAAAAATCTGACGTATTTGGACTTGGGGTGTTGTTTGGAGGTCTCGGACAAATCGCTTGAAGCTATTGGGTTTTGTAGTTCGATTAGTTATTTGAGTTTGGAATGGTGTTGTCAGATTACGGATAAAGGATTGGGTTTTCTTGCAAATGGGTCTTGTTCGAAAACCCTCAAGACATTGATCCTAGCTTGGTGTGAAGGGATTACAGATGTTGGGGTATCGCATTTGCAGAGAATGCATTGCTTGGAACACCTTAATTTGGCCAATTGCGGCCGAAGGATCACCGACACTGGAGGTGTGGCAATCTCGGCCATTTCAACCCTCAAGAAATTAAGCTTGATTGCGCTGGTAAAAGTGTCGGACCGCACCATTGTTGCTCTCGCTGAGAACTGCCTCAACTTggaagttattgatttaagtgATTGTAGACTGACTGGAGTTGGTATACGTGCATTTTCGAGTCACAAATTGTTGCAATCTATTGTTCTGCGGTTCTGTAATGTTAGTGGGCATAATTTGGAACACTTGGTGCGTGGATGCCCGTCACTGAAATCTGTTGTGCTGGATTCTGAGACTTTAATTCAGATGAAGCCTCAGCTGGGAAAAAGAACTAGTAAAGTTGTGACAATGTATTAG